In a single window of the Zea mays cultivar B73 chromosome 5, Zm-B73-REFERENCE-NAM-5.0, whole genome shotgun sequence genome:
- the LOC103626177 gene encoding inositol polyphosphate multikinase IPK2, whose product MSDLHPPEHQVVGHRASASKLGPLIDGSGLFYKPLQAGDRGEHEVAFDEAFSAHAAVPARIRDTFFPRFHGTQLLPTEAQPEEPHPHLVLDDLLAGFEAPCVADIKIGAITWPPSSPEPYIAKCLAKDRGTTSVLLGFRVSGVRVVGPEGAVWRTERPEVKAMDTVGVRRVLRRYVSSVADEGMDCALAAAVYGGKGGVLSQLRELKAWFEEQTLFHFYLDLI is encoded by the coding sequence ATGTCCGACCTCCACCCACCGGAGCACCAAGTCGTCGGCCACCGCGCCTCCGCCAGCAAGCTGGGCCCGCTCATCGACGGCTCCGGCCTCTTCTACAAGCCGCTCCAGGCCGGCGACCGTGGGGAGCACGAGGTCGCCTTCGATGAGGCGTTCTCCGCCCACGCCGCCGTCCCGGCCCGCATCCGAGACACCTTCTTCCCCCGGTTCCACGGCACGCAACTCCTCCCCACCGAGGCGCAGCCCGAGGAGCCGCATCCGCACCTCGTCCTCGACGACCTCCTCGCGGGGTTTGAGGCGCCCTGCGTCGCAGACATCAAGATCGGCGCCATCACGTGGCCACCGAGTTCGCCGGAGCCCTACATCGCCAAGTGCCTCGCCAAGGACCGCGGGACCACGAGCGTTCTGCTCGGATTCCGTGTCTCCGGCGTCCGAGTCGTCGGCCCCGAGGGCGCCGTGTGGCGGACGGAGCGCCCGGAGGTGAAGGCTATGGACACCGTCGGCGTCCGCCGCGTGCTCCGGCGCTACGTGTCATCCGTTGCCGACGAGGGGATGGACTGTGCGCTCGCGGCGGCGGTGTACGGAGGAAAAGGTGGAGTCTTGTCACAGCTGCGCGAGCTCAAGGCGTGGTTCGAGGAGCAGACTCTGTTCCACTTCTACCTCGATCTCATTTGA